AAAACGTTTATACTCGAGGCCAGTCAGCAATACATCTTTCTTATCTTCATCCTGCATGCCAAATGCTATATCGTCTTTATTATTTGAAACAGAAAATCCTGCCTGCAATTTCCATTTGTTCTTAAGTGTTTCTTTCCATGAAAAATTATGATACGTGTTTCCGTTTGATAATGAAAAACGGTCTCTGTAACCTGCCGAGTCTAAACTGTTTTGCGTAAAGCCCAGTTTGTTCGTGCTGTAAAAACCATAATATTTCAGCATACCAGTTTTCGATGTTTTAATACGGAAGTTGCCATCGATATAATGTGCATCCGGTGCTTTTGTATATTCCTGTTGTTGTTTGATAACTGCAAATGCGAGTGCAAGATTTGAATAGCTGTAATTCACGCCCCATGATGCTGTTTTCTTTTTATTGAGTTTTTGAAATCCTGCTCCGAGACCTATCACAGAAAGATTCAATGTCGCTGATGATTGTTCAGGAAGATCGATTGACTCAAGAATTAATGCAGATGATAGCGCCTGGCCATACAGTGCACTATAACCTCCCGTGCTAAAAACAGTGCCTTTAAAAATAAATGGAGAAAAACGACCACGTTGTGCAATGCCCGGCACGCTGCTGAAAAAGAAATTATTCACTAACGTACCATCAATAAATGTTTTTGTTTCAGCTGCCGTACCACCACGCACAAACAATCCTTCGCTCTCTCCCACCTGTTGGGCACCCGGTAATGTTTTTAAAGCTCCGGTAACATCGCCATTTGCACTTGCTGTTGTTACAATATCAATAGATGATAAAACCGCCGCTGCCCGTTTACGATCACTTGCTTCAAATGATCCCGCTGTAATGACTACGGCACTCATTTCAGTTATTTCTTCTTTTAACTGAACAGGCAATTGCAGATCGCCACCTTTTAGTTCAACGGGCAACTCTACCGTTTTAAAACCAATGGCAGTAATGATGATAATTTGATTTCCCTTGTCGGTGGTTTTAAAACGGAAACGACCAACCGAGTCAGCAGTGGCACCGTCGTAAGAATCTTTAATGGCAACGGATGCGCCGGCCACCGGTTTCTTTTTATTGTCCAGAACGGTGCCACTGATGGTGGTTTGCCCAACAACGAGCTGGGTGATGATAAGGCTGATGAATAAGGTTAATGCTTTCATTTCTTATAAATAGATCACAAACATAGACTAGTTTATTTTATAAACCAAATATTCAACCCAGATTTTTTTGAAGTAACTGCAACAAAAATGCCCCCAGGAGCTGAGGGCATTTCGCTTCATGACGTTTGGCTATTTAGCTTTCCGGAGAAGTTGAGAGCTTTTAAGTTGACCTGCCCTTACCTCTAAAATATAATTGCCTCCTGGCAATTGGGGAAGGTTATTTAACTGAATTGCATTGGTTCCTTTAAATACCGATCTGATGGTGTTGTACATAATTCGTCCATGTTGATCGAATAAGCGGATATAAGCGTCTCCACTTGCCTCAACGGTTGCCTGAATATTTATCAACTGGTCAAACGGATTAGGCGATGCGGTCACTCTAATGGAGCTGCTGCTATACAATTTGATAACTGCACTGTAGCTTGATTTACCATCTTCATCCACCATCTTCAATCGATAATAATTAAACGATGCAAGAGGCGACACATCTACAAATTGATATGTCGTTTCAGCAACAGAGTTTCCGGTTGCTGCTACCGAACCAATGGAAAGGAAATTAATTCCATCGCTACTTCGTTCAATGAGATAATGACTTGCGTTTATCTCAGTAGCTGTTTTCCAGTTTAACTGTGATTGTCCATTCAGTAAACGACCATTGAACGAGAGTAGCTGAACAGGTAACGTACCGGATACAGTAATGGACGCTGTAGCGACAGAAATACAACCTGATCCGGATAATTTATCAGCAACAATTTCAATATCATAAGTACCGGGTGATGTGAATGTTTGAGTGGTGATGGTTTCTGCACCGCCATTACCAAATTCAGACGTTGCATAACTTGTACCACTGCCCGCATCCTCAACAACGTACAAAACACCTGATTGTGTATTAGAAACAGTATAGGTAACTGTTTGTCCAACTGAGATCGTTGATGTTGATGGACTAATCAATGGTGTTGTAGGAGCAGAACAGGAAACAGTGGTAGTAGAACCACATGCTGTGTTTAATGTACTGCTTGTTGCCTGTGCACCTACAGTCAATACGCCACCTGCATATAATGGATTAGATGCTGCAACAGGTACTGTCCATGATGATTGTGCTGAGAGTGACGTAGAGCCAATCAAGCCTCCATCCTGGTATAAATAAACTGTGCCAGTAAACGGACCAGTGATCGATCCTGAAACAGAGGTATTTCCTTCCGTATATGATCCGGTGATAGTTGGGCAAACAGTTGTAGCCGCTCTTGCAGTTGCTGATGAAGAGTTGGTACTAACAGAACAACTTCCGTTTTGTGCAGTTGCGTAATAGGTTGTTGCATTGACCAACGCAGAAACAGTAACCGACCATGTGCCATTTGCCTGCACTGTAGATGAACCCTGTAACACATTCGATCCATTATATACACGGATAGTTGTACCGGCTGGTTCAGATGATGTTCCTGTAACGGTTGTTGCACCACTGGTTAAATTACCTTGAATATCTGTGGTAATAACAGGTGCGGCGGTAAAGCACGACGCTGTAATTGTTGCTGCACTACTTACACACTGGCCACTTGCCTGTTGACGAACTGTAATTATATCACCTGCCTGAAATGTTTGATTGGAAAAACTATAAGCACTTCCTGCAGCAGTTGTTGATGCAACAATAAATCCATTAATAAATAAACGTACTGTTGCACCTGTTACTGCAGTTCCACTGATAACAGAACCCGGATAGAGAACTGTCTGTGTAATAGTAGGAGCTGCAGTTTGTGTGAGTGTTAAACAACTGAATGCAGGTGCTGATTCGCATTTACCCGATTCAACAACAGAAAAGGCATAACTGGCCGATGTCATATCATTCGCACCACCGGTACAGGCCGCATTAGGGCCACCATTATTTGTACTGTTATATTCCCAAATGGTACCTGAAGGATCTGTTGTTTGGTTATATGTAATTTTCAACGTTGTTGTTGCATCATCTGCCAATAAAACAAGATTGCCGCCTGCTGCAATTGTATATAATTTGATTCTTGCATTAGCGGGTTTTGTTCCTTGTATCCCTTTATTCGTTATACACGTAATGACCGTTGTTGTATTAGTTGAAATATTTGCAGGTGAGCATGATGTTACTGCAACACTATTACTTGTTAAACACATACTCTCACCGGTTGATTGCGATTTTGATGTAATGATATCTCCAATCGCTACACTTGCAATGATATAAGTCCAGGGGCTTCCACTAGTTGCAGTGGTTGTGCCGGCAAGAACGCCATTCTTGTAAATTGAAATTGTTGCTGTTGAGGGTTTGGTTGCATCAAGTCTTGTCCAAGTGCCTGTAATATTTACGTTTGATCCCGAAGCAATATCTGTATTTATAGCTGGTGCGGCAGTACATGCATCTGCAGGGCCAGAACCACCGGAAGTAACATCGTTCAAAGTAAAGCTTGGCGTATTCTCGCCTAAAAATTCCCATGCGTCCGTTGTGCTAGTAAAATTATCATCATTCAAACCATATATATCAGAGCGTGTTCCCTGAAATGCTGAACCTGGATTTGTATTGGTTGAAATAACCATGCGGATAGGTGTTGATGCGGTAATACCTAATGCCGACATGGGCACATAAAAATCATAGAAATAATCTGCATTACCAGATTCCCGACTGAGTGCAACTGAAATTAATTGGTTTGTTGCAAGAGAATAAGTATTGCTAGCTGTTGGATTTATAATACCATCTACATTATAAATAGCAACACGTCCGTTTGTGCCTGTTTCAAGCGCTACTTCTAATTCAAAACCGGGATTACCATTCCCGCTGTTTGTAGCTGCAATATAATTGGGATCAGCAGAAGAACCCGATGCTCCAATTTTAAGATCGGTATCAATTAAAATGTTATACGCTTTTGCACCGCTTACAATACTGCCAATACGCAAACGGAACAAAAGATTTGTTCCATCATTATAAATATAACAACCGCTGTTATCTACTGTTTTTACAATATCAGAATAACCGCCGTCTGGCCCTGTTGCAAGATCACCTGTGGGTTCAATCATTACAGGTTTTATGATCTTATACAATATTTCACTTTGAGTAATATCGCTCGTAATGAACCCTGCCGATGTTGCAGAAGTAAAAAAATCCTGATTGGGATTGAGAACAAGCGGACCTGCGGCACCTGCGGGTCGAACAATTAATCCCGGAGATTGAGCGTGCGTTACATAGGTGCACAATAAAAAAATAAAGGGCATCAACAGCCCTTTAAAATGTTGGGATATGGATTTCATTTTAAAGGTTTTACTAAGGGATTGAGTATGCTGTAAAATTAAGTAGTAGCCATTAGTGGCTATGTAGTATAACCTACAATCTATGTATAGAGAAATTTATTTGACGGGTGTCAAATAAATTTAAGACAGCAAATACGAATTACTTATGTCCTATTTTTTCACGAAGTAATGTCCTTGCATTGTGTGTACCATCCTCATCGGTAAAAGCATCTTTGGGAATTAAGAAGAATGAGCGTTCATCGATATAAAGATGAAAAAAGTTAGGTGTTTCAATAAAGTACTTGAAGGCTTTGTAGCTCCAGTTCTTACTTCCATTTGGGTTTTCGATATGCATATATGTATCGAAAAAAGTAAGGTTGAATGAATCCCTGAATGTTTTTGCCCGACTGTAAACTGTAAATGGCAGAATGAACCAAAACGAAAGCATGAGTGAAAACCATAAGAACGAACTAAGCAGAAAAGCTACCGGCGCAATTTTTTTCCAGAAGAACATACCTGCAGCAAAAAGTGCAAACACATTCACAAGTATTATAAGAATGCGTATTTCCTTTTTAGATATAAAATGATAACGTAGGGCCTGGATCACTTTTTTTCGATCGTATCGGAAAGAAATATTCATACTTGCTTATGTTTATTCGTTCAATTAATTCTTATCGTGGGTATTTCAATTCATTTTCAGTTACACTCCACTGGCCAAGCTTATCACCTTTCACTCCAAAAAATTCAACCGTTAGTTTGCGTTGGCCTCGTTCGCCAGTGAAATTAAATTTACCATAGTTCTGTTTTTCATCGATTCCAAAAACACGATAAGGATTATTTGCTTCAACGCCACCAAATTTATGCGTGCCGGCTGTTAAGGGTGACACGGTTATATCATACAAAGGATAAGCTCCTTGCCTGTTTACTTTGATCACTTCTGTATGATGACGATCACCACTCATAAACAATACTCCCGGAATCTTATTCACTTGTAAAAAACTCATCAACTCTTCATACTCAACCGGGCAGTTCAATAATTTGTCGAAGGGAGAAACAGGATTTAATACCTGGCTGCCATTGGCGATGATCTTGAATGGAGCACGACTGAACAACAATGAATTCTTCAACCATTGCATTTGTTGTTTACCCCACATCAGTTTATCCGGATTTGGTTTGCCGTTAATTGAATCTTTCATATTGTCGGCACTTCTCCACCAACGATCATCCATCATAAAAATATCTACATCACCATAACTCATCATGGAGTAAATACCATCGCCATTCATTCCATAGCTTGTGTTTAACCAATAATTGGTAAACACATCACGTGAAGTCTTCTTAAGAATATAGTTTGAACCAATATCGTTCGGACCATAATCATGATCATCCCACATCGCATAATGTGAGGTTGATTTCAGAAAGTTCTGCAACACAGGAACTGAACGATCATGGCTGGCCCTGTTCCATAAACCCCATGCATCATAATAATCAACATCACGTGTGTACCAGTTATCACCCATCCACAACATGAAGGCAGCTTTTTCTTTGGCCATACTTTCAAAGATGGATGAATCGCCACCGTAAGGTTTACCAGGACGATCAACAGCAGGTTCATTTATATAAGCACATGAACCGGCCAGGAAAGAAAAATCTGGCGCTGGTTTGCGCCACTGCCATAATTCTTTTGTGGTGAATGAACCAATTGCTTTTGTTGGTTTAGCAATCACTTTCTGATTAATATAGAATTGATATTCGTAAGTTGTATTCATATCCAGTCCAACAACTTCAAACACAAGAGGTGAAAACCAATCATCACGATCAGTTTTCTTCTGCATTGATTTATACGAATTGAGGTTTCCCTTTTTCCAGTACTGTAATACAACATCACTACCGGGCTTTACTTCGATCCACAATTTTGCTGTGCGTAATTCAACAGGGCCAAGCATGGGTCCACTTACCAACTGTGCTTGTGCACTAATTGTAAGAAAAAGAAATACAGGGAGCAGTGCCCGGCAAAATAAGCTTCTCATAATAGTAAGTATAAGCAACCCCGTTTCGGGGAGCTGCAATGTAAATAAAGTTTACATGCCAAGCCCGTGCAGTGGGCTGATTCCTGTTATATGCACATTAATTTTCAATAGAGGGAGAACCGGAAGGGTAAAAAACTACCCCCGTTTTGCGGGGGTATAATGAGTTATCTGACACGCATACATTTGCGATAGGATCCATGTGCGGCTTCATAGGGCGTCAGGGATCTGCTGCAGCTACTCAGATAAAAGATACTTAACAGCAATACAGTATAAGCGATTGCTCTCTTCATTGGTACGGATTTAATACATTTTAAAAATAGGTCTTTCGACAATACAACAACGAAAATCGGGCCACTGAATTTTACAAACTAAGAGTATCCCTTAGAAAAAGTTTCAAAATAGAATTTCTACTTTGTAATGTTACGCTTATCGATTCGGGGATTTACGCAATTTTCTCACCATGCTCAATGAAAAATAAAAACGCTCCGGAGAACCGGAGCGTTTGTTATAGGAACCTCTGTTGAGATTTGTTGTTGAGCGATTGCATTAACTGCAACCCATACTGTTACCACAATTCAAACATTTGTAACAGGTACCACTCCTGATGGTGATGTGTCCGCAAGTGTTACAGGCCGGTGCGTCACTTTGCATACTTTTCGCTGCTGCATTCACTGCATCAAGACCGTTATCCATCTTCACAGGATTTGCAGCAACTCGTTGTGCTTTCTGCACCTGTGGTGTAGTTGGTACTGAACCAACCACTCTTACATCACTTAGTTCCGGAGTTTTTTTTTCGTATTCCAAACCTGTTGGCACATCATCCCAATCATCCATACCTGTATTATTGATCTCAGGTTTATCTAACACATGAACGAGATCTGTACGTCCTAAATATTCATAAGCCAGGCAACGGAATACAAAGTCAACAATAGAAGTTGTTGATTTAATATTCGGATGGTCCACCATTCCACTTGGTTCAAACTTGGTGAACACAAACTTCTCTGCATATTCTTCTAACGGAACACCATATTGTAAACCAACAGAAATAGCAATGGCGAAACTGTTCATCAATCCTTTTAATGTACTTCCTTCTTTTGCAAGATCAACAAAGATCTCTCCTAATGTACCATCACTGTATTCACCAGTGCGTAAGAAAATAGCCTGTCCGTTGATCTTTGCTTTTTGTGTAAAGCCACGTCGTTTAGCCGGCAATGTTCTGCGTTCAACAATGCGTGCAAGCTGACGTTTCAGTTTTGTATCGGGTGAAGCCTGTACACGTTTGTTCAATTCTTCCAGCAGTTCTTCTACTGTAAGCTTAGCCATGTCAACAATATTGCTTTCAGCTATCGCAACTGTTTCTTCGGCTGCAGTTTCAGTTGATTCTTTTTTCTTCTTGTCGCTTCCTTTTGTACTTAACGGTTGCGAAAGTTTAGAACCATCACGATACAGTGCACATGCTTTCAATCCCAGCTTCCAGCTTTCGTAATAAGCATCAGCAATTTCTTCAACTGTTGCTTCGTTTGGCAGGTTGATTGTTTTTGAAATAGCACCACTCAGGAATGGTTGTGCAGCGCCCATCATTTTAATATGACCGCTATGATGAATATAACGTTGACCTTTTTTGCCACATCTGTTTGCACAATCAAATACAGGATAGTGTTCCAGTTTTAAGAACGGAGCACCTTCAACCGTCATAGTACCACAGATATAATCATTTGCTTCAGCTATCTGTTCATCAGTAAAGCCTAAAGCTTCTAACAAGCTCCATTCAAAATCATTGTATTGCTCAGGAGTAAAACCAAGGCGTTGTAAACACTCTTCGCCCAATGCATATTTATTGAATACAAATCCAATTTCAAATGCACTTGCAAGAGAAGCTTCTATCTTTTTAATCTCTTCAGCAATAAATCCTTTTTCGCTGAGGCTTTGAGGATTTACATG
The DNA window shown above is from Lacibacter sp. H375 and carries:
- a CDS encoding T9SS type A sorting domain-containing protein → MKSISQHFKGLLMPFIFLLCTYVTHAQSPGLIVRPAGAAGPLVLNPNQDFFTSATSAGFITSDITQSEILYKIIKPVMIEPTGDLATGPDGGYSDIVKTVDNSGCYIYNDGTNLLFRLRIGSIVSGAKAYNILIDTDLKIGASGSSADPNYIAATNSGNGNPGFELEVALETGTNGRVAIYNVDGIINPTASNTYSLATNQLISVALSRESGNADYFYDFYVPMSALGITASTPIRMVISTNTNPGSAFQGTRSDIYGLNDDNFTSTTDAWEFLGENTPSFTLNDVTSGGSGPADACTAAPAINTDIASGSNVNITGTWTRLDATKPSTATISIYKNGVLAGTTTATSGSPWTYIIASVAIGDIITSKSQSTGESMCLTSNSVAVTSCSPANISTNTTTVITCITNKGIQGTKPANARIKLYTIAAGGNLVLLADDATTTLKITYNQTTDPSGTIWEYNSTNNGGPNAACTGGANDMTSASYAFSVVESGKCESAPAFSCLTLTQTAAPTITQTVLYPGSVISGTAVTGATVRLFINGFIVASTTAAGSAYSFSNQTFQAGDIITVRQQASGQCVSSAATITASCFTAAPVITTDIQGNLTSGATTVTGTSSEPAGTTIRVYNGSNVLQGSSTVQANGTWSVTVSALVNATTYYATAQNGSCSVSTNSSSATARAATTVCPTITGSYTEGNTSVSGSITGPFTGTVYLYQDGGLIGSTSLSAQSSWTVPVAASNPLYAGGVLTVGAQATSSTLNTACGSTTTVSCSAPTTPLISPSTSTISVGQTVTYTVSNTQSGVLYVVEDAGSGTSYATSEFGNGGAETITTQTFTSPGTYDIEIVADKLSGSGCISVATASITVSGTLPVQLLSFNGRLLNGQSQLNWKTATEINASHYLIERSSDGINFLSIGSVAATGNSVAETTYQFVDVSPLASFNYYRLKMVDEDGKSSYSAVIKLYSSSSIRVTASPNPFDQLINIQATVEASGDAYIRLFDQHGRIMYNTIRSVFKGTNAIQLNNLPQLPGGNYILEVRAGQLKSSQLLRKAK
- a CDS encoding TonB-dependent receptor → MKALTLFISLIITQLVVGQTTISGTVLDNKKKPVAGASVAIKDSYDGATADSVGRFRFKTTDKGNQIIIITAIGFKTVELPVELKGGDLQLPVQLKEEITEMSAVVITAGSFEASDRKRAAAVLSSIDIVTTASANGDVTGALKTLPGAQQVGESEGLFVRGGTAAETKTFIDGTLVNNFFFSSVPGIAQRGRFSPFIFKGTVFSTGGYSALYGQALSSALILESIDLPEQSSATLNLSVIGLGAGFQKLNKKKTASWGVNYSYSNLALAFAVIKQQQEYTKAPDAHYIDGNFRIKTSKTGMLKYYGFYSTNKLGFTQNSLDSAGYRDRFSLSNGNTYHNFSWKETLKNKWKLQAGFSVSNNKDDIAFGMQDEDKKDVLLTGLEYKRFDIDSKGFYTNARIVFDKRFKGLNTLRFGTEYNHSDDRSTFTSYNGMKFNSRLIENVYSLFAEQDVYLTNNLAAKLGARAEHSAYLNKTNLAPRVSLAYKLGKESQASLAYGIFYQNPELRYQPSVNPLTFMKAEHYIAQFQKTTSLTTFRVEAFYKKYDNLIKTSNVNGREIGSSNNGFGDASGFELFWRDKKTVKNLDYWISYSFLDTKRDFLNFPNAITPNFAAKHTASIVMKKFATKLKTNINLSYNYASGRPYYNIQYDANTSKTFFADKGPIPDYHNVSFALNYLPSIGKQNAKAFAVYVLSVSNIFNIKQVYGYNYSTNGARRSELVPPSRMFIFIGAFISFGVDRSEDAINNNL
- a CDS encoding alkaline phosphatase D family protein is translated as MRSLFCRALLPVFLFLTISAQAQLVSGPMLGPVELRTAKLWIEVKPGSDVVLQYWKKGNLNSYKSMQKKTDRDDWFSPLVFEVVGLDMNTTYEYQFYINQKVIAKPTKAIGSFTTKELWQWRKPAPDFSFLAGSCAYINEPAVDRPGKPYGGDSSIFESMAKEKAAFMLWMGDNWYTRDVDYYDAWGLWNRASHDRSVPVLQNFLKSTSHYAMWDDHDYGPNDIGSNYILKKTSRDVFTNYWLNTSYGMNGDGIYSMMSYGDVDIFMMDDRWWRSADNMKDSINGKPNPDKLMWGKQQMQWLKNSLLFSRAPFKIIANGSQVLNPVSPFDKLLNCPVEYEELMSFLQVNKIPGVLFMSGDRHHTEVIKVNRQGAYPLYDITVSPLTAGTHKFGGVEANNPYRVFGIDEKQNYGKFNFTGERGQRKLTVEFFGVKGDKLGQWSVTENELKYPR
- a CDS encoding YcxB family protein, encoding MNISFRYDRKKVIQALRYHFISKKEIRILIILVNVFALFAAGMFFWKKIAPVAFLLSSFLWFSLMLSFWFILPFTVYSRAKTFRDSFNLTFFDTYMHIENPNGSKNWSYKAFKYFIETPNFFHLYIDERSFFLIPKDAFTDEDGTHNARTLLREKIGHK